The genome window CAACCTTCTAATAATTTTTCTAACTCTTGTAAATTCACTTTTTACCCTTTTGCAACTCATCTGCAACCTTAGCAAATAGAGCATCCATATGATTTTGATACTTTAGTCTATCATCAAATACAAAATGAAAATTTGGCGATCTATACCAACCTTCAGCTGCCATACAGTGATTTTGTATATGGCGACTTACCTTTTTAAGATGAGAAAGGATATAGGCTTGTTCTTTCTCATCAAAACTCATCTTATCTAAATAGACAAATGCATCATATCTACCCTTTTTACACTCAACATCAGTAACACAAAGCCCCTTAAGATACTCATCTTCAAGGGTGCTTAACGCCTCAGGAATAAGCTCTTTTAATATACTTTGAGTGCGAAGTCTCTTTAATTCAGCTGGATTCATATTTCAGCCCTATTTTCTACTTCCTTATAGCTTTCTATATAATCGCCCTCTCTCATATCATTATATCCTTCAATTCCTACGCCGCATTCATAACCTTTGGCTACCTCTTTGGCATCATCTTTAAAGCGTTTAAGTGAGCTAATATTGCCTTCAAATACCACCACTCCATCACGAATAACACGGATTTTAGCACCTCTACTAATGATACCTTCAGTTACCATACAACCAGCGATTTGACCAATTTTTGGCACATTGATTACTTGGCGGATTACTGCTTGGCCTAAATCTTCTTCAGTAATTACTGGACTCATTAAGCCACTTAGTAGAGCTTTAACATCATCTAAAAGATTATAAATTACATTATAAGTTTTAATCTCTACTGCTTTGTCTTTAGCTTTTTCTTTTATCTCTCCAGTTGGTCTAATATTAAATCCTAATATTACACAGTTTTGACTTGCACTTGCTAGTGAGATATCGCTTTGAGTGATACCGCCTACACCTGAGTGGATAA of Campylobacter vicugnae contains these proteins:
- the rbfA gene encoding 30S ribosome-binding factor RbfA, with protein sequence MNPAELKRLRTQSILKELIPEALSTLEDEYLKGLCVTDVECKKGRYDAFVYLDKMSFDEKEQAYILSHLKKVSRHIQNHCMAAEGWYRSPNFHFVFDDRLKYQNHMDALFAKVADELQKGKK